The Labrus bergylta chromosome 15, fLabBer1.1, whole genome shotgun sequence genome includes a region encoding these proteins:
- the gpr132b gene encoding probable G-protein coupled receptor 132b isoform X2 produces MHELLETETAPVLTNTTSISCQKPFDDGRLPLMLLYSGVLAVGLPANFLTLYLTWLQVRRSNVLGVYLWSLSLCDLTYLCTLPLWTLYVSAGHVWPWSSVACKLTGYIFFTNMYISIFLLCCVSCDRYVAVVYSVESRGLRCRRHAFLIVVTMVLLVAVGHVPVFTMREGEATQGQRRCFEPSQSSATVTGFNYARFVVGFLIPLLVLVATNRGILVNVQSSTGLRREQKERVRWLAMAVVFLFLVCFAPYHLILLVRAILFHFPRLEDGTCLFETTVYTPYTISLGLSTVNSAVNPILYVLSSDNIRKELRRGLAGLCDRAHLRTRSDSSQNKIQPTRNSSELNPGTKMDGPPGPAETCRQAGLDSEVLVPPV; encoded by the coding sequence ATGCATGAGCTGTTGGAGACCGAGACCGCCCCCGTCCTGACCAACACGACTTCCATTTCGTGTCAGAAGCCGTTCGACGATGGCCGCCTGCCGCTCATGCTGCTGTACAGCGGCGTGCTGGCGGTGGGACTTCCTGCTAACTTCCTGACCCTCTACCTCACCTGGCTGCAGGTGCGCAGGAGCAACGTGCTGGGCGTGTACCTGTGGAGCCTGTCACTGTGCGACCTCACCTACCTGTGCACGCTGCCGCTGTGGACGCTGTACGTGAGCGCGGGTCACGTGTGGCCGTGGAGCTCGGTGGCGTGTAAGCTAACGGGCTACATCTTCTTCACCAACATGTACATCAGCATCTTCCTGCTCTGCTGCGTCTCCTGCGACCGCTACGTCGCCGTCGTCTACAGCGTGGAGTCCCGCGGCCTGCGATGCCGACGCCACGCCTTCCTCATCGTCGTCACCATGGTGCTGCTGGTTGCCGTCGGCCACGTGCCCGTCTTCACCATGAGGGAGGGGGAAGCCACGCAGGGCCAACGCCGCTGCTTCGAGCCGAGTCAGAGCAGCGCCACGGTGACGGGCTTCAACTACGCTCGCTTCGTGGTCGGGTTCCTGATCCCGCTGCTCGTGCTGGTGGCGACCAACCGCGGGATCCTGGTGAACGTGCAGAGCAGCACGGGGCTGCGGCGCGAGCAGAAGGAGCGCGTGCGCTGGCTGGCGATGGCGGTGGTGTTCCTCTTCCTGGTCTGCTTCGCCCCGTATCACCTGATCCTGCTGGTGCGCGCCATCCTCTTCCACTTCCCGCGCCTGGAGGACGGCACCTGTCTGTTCGAGACCACCGTGTACACGCCGTACACCATCTCGCTCGGCCTGTCCACCGTCAACAGCGCCGTCAACCCCATCCTCTACGTCCTGTCCAGCGACAACATCCGCAAAGAGCTGCGCCGCGGCCTCGCTGGCCTCTGTGACCGCGCCCACCTGAGGACGCGATCCGACAGCAGCCAGAACAAGATCCAGCCCACCAGGAACTCCTCGGAGCTGAACCCGGGAACCAAGATGGATGGACCCCCGGGACCAGCAGAGACCTGCAGACAGGCTGGACTGGACTCTGAGGTGTTAGTTCCACCGGTCTAA